From the Alloalcanivorax dieselolei B5 genome, one window contains:
- a CDS encoding arginyltransferase, with the protein MSDLSELRFFRTPAHPCSYLEGQQAATLFVDPQVRLNAALYSELSLLGFRRSGDYLYRPHCEACHACLPARVRVADFQPRRRQKRILQRNSDLIVRQEPSRYTREFYRLYSLYIRERHGDGDMYPPSEEQFSSFLTCAWTDTRFYCFRDPATKKLLAVAVTDALKDGLSAVYTFFDPAAAERGLGVNALLWQIEECRRLGLPYLYLGYWISECRKMSYKSQYRPLELLINDEWQEFHPPTPPGRRSPIA; encoded by the coding sequence ATGAGTGATCTGTCCGAACTCCGCTTTTTCCGCACGCCGGCCCACCCCTGCAGCTACCTGGAAGGCCAGCAGGCCGCCACGCTGTTCGTGGACCCTCAGGTGCGCCTCAATGCGGCCCTGTACAGCGAGTTGTCCCTGCTCGGCTTCCGCCGCAGTGGCGACTACCTGTATCGGCCACATTGTGAGGCCTGCCACGCCTGTCTGCCGGCACGGGTGCGGGTGGCGGATTTCCAGCCCCGCCGGCGGCAGAAACGGATCCTGCAGCGTAATAGCGATCTGATCGTACGACAGGAGCCTTCCCGGTACACCCGCGAATTCTACCGGCTCTACTCGCTGTATATTCGCGAACGCCACGGCGACGGCGACATGTATCCGCCTTCCGAGGAGCAGTTTTCCAGCTTCCTGACCTGCGCCTGGACCGATACCCGCTTCTACTGTTTCCGTGATCCGGCCACCAAAAAATTGCTTGCCGTGGCGGTCACCGACGCCCTCAAGGACGGCCTGTCGGCGGTCTACACGTTCTTCGACCCGGCCGCCGCCGAGCGCGGCCTCGGCGTCAATGCCCTGCTCTGGCAAATCGAGGAATGCCGCCGTCTGGGCCTGCCCTATCTCTACCTGGGCTACTGGATCAGCGAATGCCGCAAGATGAGCTACAAGAGCCAGTACCGCCCGCTGGAACTGTTGATCAACGACGAGTGGCAGGAGTTTCACCCCCCCACTCCTCCGGGGCGTCGCTCTCCCATCGCCTAA
- a CDS encoding acetoacetate--CoA ligase, with protein MMTTIDPVPLWQPSEERIRNSRLHHFQGWLEQRTGERFNDYDALWRWSVDHLEAFWEAIWQYFDVAASEPYSEVLDSHEMPGAQWFEGSRLNLVEQIFRFHHDQPDRPAILSRSELRPLQSLSWGELRRQVAALSDRLRQRGVGPGDRVVAYLPNVAETVVAFCACASVGAIWSSCSPDMGTRSVLDRFRQIDPKVIIAVDGYRYGGKDFDRLEVVQGLREALPTVEQVILLPYLNPEARLDGADLWQDMVAGEAPMAFEQVPFDHPLWVVYSSGTTGMPKPIVHGHGGTLLEGLKGHALHMDLGPEDRFMWFTTTGWIMWNSQITGLMVGSTICLYDGNPGYPDLGTLWRFAEETELTFFGAGAAYFLNCKKAEIEPGQWLRPGRLRSVGSTGSPLPEEGYQWIMGQLGDVMIATISGGTDVAAAYVGGCPILPVYAGEMQCRYLGTATYAMSDGGRILEDEVGELVVTKPMPSMPLYFWNDEEGLRYHDSYFDVFPGIWRHGDWIRITPRGGAVIYGRSDTTINRHGIRMGTSEFYRVVEELPEVLDSLVVDLEYLGRESFMPLFVVLREGQLLDDDLKGRIKAAIRDNLSARHVPNDIVPAPEVPRTLTGKKMELPIKKLLLGQSLDKVANPDAMANPDSLAFYIDYAERRDTANGAGQVKTG; from the coding sequence ATGATGACAACAATCGATCCGGTGCCCCTGTGGCAACCCAGCGAGGAACGCATCCGCAACAGCCGCCTGCATCATTTTCAAGGCTGGCTGGAGCAGCGCACGGGCGAGCGTTTCAACGATTATGACGCCCTCTGGCGGTGGTCCGTGGACCATCTGGAAGCCTTTTGGGAAGCGATCTGGCAGTACTTCGACGTGGCCGCCTCGGAGCCCTACAGCGAGGTGCTCGACAGCCATGAAATGCCCGGCGCCCAATGGTTCGAGGGCAGCCGGCTGAACCTGGTGGAGCAGATCTTCCGTTTTCACCATGACCAGCCCGATCGTCCGGCGATCCTCTCCCGTTCCGAGCTTCGCCCACTGCAATCCCTGTCCTGGGGCGAACTGCGCCGACAGGTGGCGGCCCTGTCCGACCGGTTGCGTCAGCGTGGGGTCGGCCCCGGAGACCGGGTAGTGGCCTATTTGCCCAATGTGGCGGAAACGGTGGTGGCGTTCTGCGCCTGCGCCAGCGTTGGCGCGATCTGGTCCAGCTGTTCCCCGGACATGGGCACCCGCAGCGTGCTTGACCGCTTCCGTCAGATCGATCCGAAAGTGATCATCGCGGTGGACGGTTACCGCTATGGCGGCAAGGATTTCGACCGCCTGGAGGTGGTACAGGGGCTGCGTGAGGCGCTGCCGACGGTGGAGCAGGTGATCCTGTTGCCTTACCTCAACCCCGAGGCCCGTCTGGATGGGGCCGATCTCTGGCAGGACATGGTCGCCGGCGAGGCGCCAATGGCGTTTGAACAGGTGCCGTTCGACCATCCGCTGTGGGTGGTGTATTCCTCGGGGACCACCGGCATGCCCAAGCCCATCGTGCACGGCCATGGCGGTACCTTGCTGGAGGGGCTGAAAGGTCACGCCCTGCACATGGACCTGGGGCCGGAGGACCGCTTCATGTGGTTCACCACCACCGGCTGGATCATGTGGAATTCGCAGATCACCGGTCTGATGGTGGGCAGCACCATCTGTCTGTACGACGGCAATCCCGGTTACCCGGACCTGGGCACCCTGTGGCGTTTCGCCGAGGAGACCGAACTGACCTTCTTCGGCGCGGGCGCCGCCTATTTTCTCAACTGCAAGAAAGCGGAAATCGAGCCTGGCCAATGGCTGCGTCCCGGCAGGCTCAGATCGGTGGGTTCCACCGGTTCGCCGCTGCCGGAGGAAGGGTACCAGTGGATCATGGGGCAACTGGGCGACGTGATGATCGCCACCATCAGCGGGGGTACCGATGTGGCGGCGGCCTATGTGGGCGGCTGTCCGATACTGCCGGTCTACGCCGGAGAGATGCAATGCCGCTATCTGGGCACGGCGACCTACGCCATGTCCGACGGCGGCCGGATCCTGGAGGACGAAGTGGGAGAACTGGTGGTGACCAAGCCGATGCCGTCCATGCCGTTGTATTTCTGGAACGATGAAGAAGGGCTGCGCTACCACGACAGCTACTTCGACGTGTTCCCCGGCATCTGGCGCCACGGTGACTGGATCCGCATCACCCCGCGCGGCGGCGCGGTGATCTATGGCCGTTCTGACACCACCATCAACCGCCACGGGATCCGCATGGGCACCAGCGAATTCTATCGGGTGGTGGAAGAACTCCCGGAAGTTCTCGACAGCCTGGTGGTCGATTTGGAATACCTGGGACGAGAATCCTTCATGCCGTTGTTCGTGGTGCTGCGCGAAGGGCAGCTTCTCGACGACGATCTGAAAGGCCGGATCAAGGCGGCGATCCGCGACAACCTGTCCGCCCGGCACGTGCCCAACGACATCGTGCCGGCGCCGGAAGTACCGCGCACACTCACCGGCAAGAAAATGGAGCTGCCCATCAAGAAGCTGCTGTTGGGGCAGTCTCTGGACAAGGTGGCCAACCCGGATGCCATGGCCAATCCGGACAGCCTGGCGTTCTATATCGACTACGCCGAACGCCGTGACACCGCCAATGGGGCCGGGCAGGTGAAGACCGGCTGA
- the aat gene encoding leucyl/phenylalanyl-tRNA--protein transferase has translation MIPWLPAGGPFPAVEEALEEPNGLLAAGGDLSPSTLLCAYRQGIFPWYDDTQPILWWSPAPRCVFRPGDLHLSRRTRRTLRRWNPEIRLDQDFAGVIDACAAPRAGQDGTWITRDMRDAYLRLHHLGHAHCVTVHDDQGLAGGIYGIHLGGVFFGESMFSRRDNGSKCALAALWALAPELGIQLLDAQVENPHLMRLGAVLMPRQEFQTALRTLITDSTPRTWPYLRSPPVIP, from the coding sequence ATGATCCCCTGGTTGCCCGCCGGGGGGCCTTTTCCCGCCGTGGAAGAGGCCCTTGAGGAGCCCAACGGGCTGCTCGCCGCCGGCGGCGACCTCTCCCCCTCCACACTGCTTTGCGCTTATCGCCAGGGCATCTTTCCCTGGTACGACGACACCCAACCGATCCTGTGGTGGTCACCGGCCCCGCGCTGTGTATTTCGCCCCGGAGACCTGCACCTGAGCCGCCGTACCCGGCGCACCCTGCGCCGCTGGAACCCGGAAATCCGTCTGGACCAGGATTTCGCCGGGGTCATCGACGCTTGCGCGGCCCCCCGCGCCGGCCAGGACGGCACCTGGATCACCCGCGACATGCGCGACGCCTATCTGCGCTTGCATCATCTGGGCCATGCCCATTGCGTGACGGTGCATGACGACCAGGGTCTGGCCGGCGGCATCTATGGTATTCATCTGGGTGGTGTGTTCTTCGGCGAGTCCATGTTCTCTCGCCGCGATAACGGTTCTAAATGCGCGCTGGCGGCGTTATGGGCGCTGGCGCCGGAGCTGGGCATCCAGTTGCTGGACGCCCAGGTGGAGAATCCTCACCTGATGCGGCTGGGCGCGGTGTTGATGCCGCGACAGGAATTTCAGACAGCGTTGCGCACCTTGATCACCGACTCCACCCCACGGACATGGCCGTATTTGCGTTCGCCGCCCGTCATCCCATAA
- a CDS encoding sigma-70 family RNA polymerase sigma factor, producing the protein MSGTKLARQADIHAIYSDHQGWLQNWLRRKLGNHHDAADLTHDTFLRLIAGHRDVSRLGDEPRALLTHIARCLVIDHWRRRDVEQAYLNAIAHLPAAEAPSPETRWLILEALYRIDAMLRDLPALTRRIFLLSQLDGLKYQDIAERMAVSLPTVKRHMRKAFLACLSLE; encoded by the coding sequence GTGTCGGGCACCAAATTGGCACGACAAGCTGATATCCATGCCATTTATAGTGATCATCAGGGCTGGCTGCAGAACTGGTTGCGCCGCAAGCTCGGCAATCATCATGACGCGGCGGATCTCACCCACGACACCTTTCTGCGGCTGATCGCCGGTCACCGGGATGTGTCACGGCTTGGCGATGAGCCTCGTGCTCTGCTGACTCACATTGCCCGCTGTCTGGTCATCGATCACTGGCGCCGGCGGGATGTGGAACAGGCCTACCTGAACGCCATCGCTCACTTGCCCGCCGCCGAAGCGCCGTCACCGGAAACCCGCTGGCTGATCCTGGAAGCGCTGTACCGGATCGATGCCATGTTGCGCGATCTTCCCGCGCTCACTCGCCGGATTTTTCTTTTGTCCCAGCTCGACGGCCTGAAATACCAGGATATCGCCGAGCGGATGGCAGTTTCTCTACCTACCGTCAAACGGCATATGCGCAAGGCCTTTCTGGCCTGCCTGAGCCTGGAATAG
- the trxB gene encoding thioredoxin-disulfide reductase yields the protein MSDVQHHRLIILGSGPAGYTAAVYAARANLNPVVITGIQPGGQLTTTTEVDNWPGDVEGLQGPDLMVRMQQHAERFETQVLFDHINEVVLDQRPFVLKGDSGTYSCDALIIATGASAMYLGLDSEQAFMGRGVSACATCDGFFYRGQKVAVVGGGNTAVEEALYLSNIASEVVLIHRRDKLRAEKILQDKLFAKDNVTVMWDHVLDEVLGDDSGVNGIRVKSTKDDSTEELELQGLFIAIGHKPNTDIFAGQLDMHDGYIRIRSGLEGNATATSVAGVFAAGDVADHVYRQAVTSAGSGCMAALDAERYLETLED from the coding sequence ATGAGCGACGTGCAGCACCATCGACTGATCATTCTGGGTTCCGGCCCTGCCGGCTACACCGCGGCGGTCTACGCGGCCCGGGCCAACCTGAATCCGGTGGTGATCACGGGCATCCAACCCGGCGGGCAGCTGACCACCACCACCGAAGTGGATAACTGGCCCGGTGACGTGGAGGGCCTGCAAGGCCCGGATCTGATGGTGCGCATGCAGCAGCACGCCGAGCGCTTTGAAACCCAGGTCCTGTTTGATCACATCAACGAAGTGGTGCTGGACCAGCGCCCGTTCGTCCTCAAGGGCGACTCCGGCACCTACAGCTGTGATGCCCTGATCATCGCCACCGGGGCTTCGGCCATGTACCTGGGCCTGGATTCCGAGCAGGCGTTCATGGGCAGAGGTGTTTCCGCCTGCGCCACCTGTGACGGTTTCTTCTACCGGGGCCAGAAAGTGGCCGTGGTGGGCGGTGGCAACACCGCCGTTGAAGAAGCCCTGTACCTGTCCAATATCGCTTCCGAGGTGGTGCTGATTCACCGTCGCGACAAACTGCGCGCGGAAAAGATCCTGCAGGATAAGCTGTTCGCCAAGGACAACGTCACCGTCATGTGGGATCACGTGCTCGACGAAGTGTTGGGCGATGATTCCGGCGTCAACGGCATCCGCGTCAAGTCCACCAAGGATGATAGCACCGAGGAACTGGAGCTGCAGGGTCTGTTCATCGCCATCGGTCATAAACCCAACACCGACATCTTCGCCGGTCAGTTGGACATGCACGACGGCTATATCCGCATCCGCAGCGGCCTGGAAGGCAATGCCACCGCCACCAGCGTGGCGGGCGTGTTCGCCGCCGGCGACGTGGCCGATCACGTATACCGTCAGGCGGTGACCTCCGCCGGCTCCGGCTGCATGGCGGCGCTGGACGCGGAGCGCTATCTGGAAACCCTGGAAGACTGA
- a CDS encoding TonB-dependent siderophore receptor gives MTALNGPLPGQARKSVNNKSAAFALAMSCSLAGIGGAITLTPATAFAQQSTARQHFSIPPGKLSDVLAQFAAQAGVPLSFDPQVLSGMRSDGLEGTYSTQEGFQALLAGTGYGLQSKGESGYSLRRIPSDPVTLSPIRVDAGAGQESGYGPVTGYAATRSITATKMDIPLIETPQSVSVVTADQIEIQDAESLHQALLYTPGVVPMGSDNLVSDGLIIRGFNVTGSSPMYLNGSKLPRNTFSGVSEPYAMERIEMLKGPASVLYGNAAPGGIVNMVSKLPQSKTSRELKVQAGSFDRKQLAGDFTGALTKDGSLSYRVTGLVRRSDTMTDHIPDDRDFGQLSLRWQPSDDTSLTLLANSQHNDTVYLYGLPLEGTVRHNVNGDIDRDLFIGEPDFDSFETHNKTLGYLFSHRLNDTFTFRQNALYFDAETDWDYLIMGSLDASQRLLSRTSAARNDRDRTFTLDNQLQAKWHWGLAEHTSLIGLDYEQSRFKRTQYRGTAEALDIFNPVYGSPVALDTTPVSDTTQDSDKLGLYAQEHIKIDGHWVVMLGGRYDQVDGKGKDHLAGISATIYDEHAFTGRAGLLYLFDNGLAPYISYAESFEPISGQNAGGQAFEPTEGKQTEIGLRYQPRSGFTSITASAYQLTQENVLTSDLANPGFSVQEGEVESSGFELEARTNLSNGLNLIASYAYIDNEVTKSNSGTEGNRTNGVPRNMASLWADYAFDGSLYGLGLGAGVRYIGETRDIANTVAVPSYTVVDATLRYRLSPQWLMTLNVDNLFDEEYATCSYACFYGVKRSATVTVKYQW, from the coding sequence ATGACAGCACTTAACGGCCCGCTGCCGGGCCAGGCGCGCAAGAGCGTCAACAACAAATCAGCGGCATTCGCTCTGGCCATGAGCTGTTCACTCGCCGGTATCGGCGGTGCCATCACCTTGACGCCTGCCACGGCCTTCGCCCAGCAAAGCACGGCACGACAGCACTTCTCGATTCCCCCCGGCAAACTGAGTGACGTGCTGGCTCAATTCGCCGCCCAGGCCGGGGTGCCCTTGTCCTTTGATCCGCAAGTGTTGTCCGGTATGCGCAGTGACGGCCTGGAAGGCACCTATAGCACGCAAGAAGGCTTTCAGGCGCTGCTGGCGGGCACGGGATATGGGCTGCAGTCCAAAGGTGAAAGCGGCTACTCCCTGCGCCGGATCCCGTCGGACCCGGTTACCCTGTCGCCAATCAGGGTGGATGCCGGAGCGGGCCAGGAGTCGGGCTACGGCCCGGTGACGGGTTATGCCGCAACACGCAGTATCACCGCCACCAAGATGGATATTCCTCTGATCGAGACGCCGCAAAGTGTCTCCGTGGTGACGGCGGATCAAATCGAAATACAGGATGCGGAGTCCCTGCATCAGGCACTGCTGTATACCCCCGGCGTGGTCCCCATGGGCAGCGACAATCTGGTCAGCGATGGTTTGATCATCCGCGGATTCAACGTCACCGGCTCCTCTCCGATGTACCTTAATGGCAGTAAATTGCCGCGCAACACGTTCAGTGGTGTCTCCGAACCCTACGCCATGGAGCGCATTGAAATGCTCAAGGGGCCGGCCTCGGTACTGTATGGCAACGCGGCACCCGGCGGCATCGTCAACATGGTCAGCAAGCTGCCGCAGAGCAAAACCTCCCGGGAACTGAAAGTGCAAGCGGGCAGTTTTGACCGCAAACAACTGGCCGGCGATTTCACCGGTGCGCTCACCAAAGACGGCAGCCTGTCCTACCGTGTTACCGGTTTGGTGCGCCGAAGCGATACCATGACCGACCATATTCCCGATGACCGTGATTTCGGCCAGCTGTCATTGCGCTGGCAGCCCAGCGACGATACCTCCCTGACCCTGCTGGCCAATAGTCAGCACAACGACACCGTTTATCTGTACGGGTTGCCCCTGGAAGGCACGGTGCGACACAACGTCAACGGCGACATCGACCGTGACCTCTTTATCGGTGAACCCGATTTCGATAGCTTCGAGACGCACAACAAGACCCTTGGCTATCTGTTCAGCCATCGCCTGAACGACACCTTCACCTTCCGTCAGAACGCGCTCTATTTCGACGCCGAGACCGATTGGGACTACCTCATCATGGGATCGCTGGATGCATCACAACGCCTGTTGTCCCGCACCTCCGCCGCCCGTAATGACAGAGACCGCACCTTCACCCTGGATAACCAGCTGCAAGCCAAGTGGCACTGGGGACTGGCTGAACATACGTCATTGATTGGTCTGGATTACGAGCAAAGCCGGTTCAAGCGCACCCAATACCGTGGTACCGCCGAGGCGCTGGATATTTTCAACCCGGTGTACGGTTCTCCGGTGGCGCTGGACACCACTCCCGTCAGCGATACCACGCAAGACAGTGACAAGCTGGGTCTGTATGCCCAGGAACATATCAAGATCGACGGCCATTGGGTGGTAATGCTGGGCGGTCGTTACGACCAGGTCGACGGCAAAGGCAAGGATCACCTGGCCGGGATATCGGCCACCATCTATGACGAGCATGCCTTCACCGGCCGTGCCGGTCTGCTTTATCTGTTCGATAACGGCCTGGCGCCGTACATCAGCTACGCCGAGTCGTTCGAGCCGATCTCCGGCCAGAATGCTGGCGGTCAGGCGTTCGAGCCCACGGAAGGGAAACAGACTGAAATCGGCCTGCGTTATCAGCCGCGGAGCGGCTTCACCTCCATCACTGCGTCAGCCTACCAACTGACGCAGGAGAACGTGCTGACCAGCGACCTGGCCAATCCCGGCTTTTCCGTGCAGGAAGGCGAGGTCGAGTCCAGCGGCTTTGAATTGGAAGCACGGACCAACCTGAGCAATGGCCTGAACCTGATTGCCTCCTATGCCTATATCGACAATGAGGTCACCAAAAGCAACAGCGGCACGGAAGGAAACCGGACCAACGGCGTGCCGCGGAACATGGCCTCACTGTGGGCGGATTATGCCTTTGACGGCTCCCTCTATGGGCTCGGACTGGGCGCCGGCGTCCGTTACATCGGCGAGACGCGCGATATTGCCAATACCGTCGCCGTGCCCAGCTACACCGTGGTGGATGCCACGCTCCGGTACCGGCTGTCACCACAATGGCTGATGACGCTGAATGTCGACAACCTGTTCGACGAGGAATACGCCACCTGCAGTTATGCCTGTTTTTACGGGGTGAAACGCTCGGCCACCGTCACCGTCAAATACCAATGGTGA
- the infA gene encoding translation initiation factor IF-1: MAKEEQIELEGVVLETLPNTMFRVKLDNGHVITAHISGKMRKFYIRILTGDRVKVEMSPYDLSKGRITFRMK; the protein is encoded by the coding sequence ATGGCGAAAGAAGAGCAAATTGAATTGGAAGGCGTGGTTCTTGAAACCCTTCCCAACACCATGTTTCGTGTGAAGCTGGATAACGGGCATGTAATCACCGCCCATATCTCCGGCAAGATGCGTAAATTCTACATCCGGATCCTCACCGGCGATCGCGTCAAGGTGGAAATGTCCCCCTATGATCTGAGCAAAGGGCGTATCACCTTCCGCATGAAGTAA
- a CDS encoding FecR domain-containing protein — translation MPTRPPPTSSPPIEPAILEEAADWLLLLESGEATPIDRQNLERWISQGPMHQAAWQRAESVLDTFQRASGPATHRTFSRLENAGRRRAMKTLTLMLAAAPTAWLGYRYLPWYNWRADLYTHTGEQRTLDLADGTQLVLNTATAVDVDFSERERRLTLRAGEILVTTGADPSPHPRPFVVQTPQGRLRALGTRFAVRRLKDETVLSVFEGAVEISPVHADKTVVPAGQQRLFSTSRIRPSEPVPDDAALWEKGMLLARDMPLRTWVEELGRYRNGILRCDPEIADMRVSGAFPLHDSDASLELLSKTLPVEISRVSPWWLTLRKRQP, via the coding sequence ATGCCGACCAGACCGCCCCCGACGTCTTCGCCCCCGATTGAACCGGCCATTCTCGAAGAGGCCGCGGACTGGCTGCTCCTGCTCGAATCCGGGGAGGCCACTCCAATCGACAGGCAGAATCTGGAGCGCTGGATAAGTCAGGGGCCCATGCATCAGGCGGCCTGGCAACGAGCGGAGTCCGTGCTCGATACCTTCCAACGGGCGTCAGGTCCCGCGACCCACCGGACGTTTTCACGATTGGAAAACGCGGGCCGGCGGCGGGCCATGAAAACCCTCACCCTGATGTTGGCAGCGGCGCCCACCGCCTGGCTCGGCTACCGTTACCTGCCCTGGTACAACTGGCGGGCCGACCTGTACACCCATACCGGGGAGCAACGGACTCTGGATCTGGCGGACGGTACTCAGCTGGTGTTGAACACCGCCACCGCCGTGGACGTGGACTTTTCCGAACGGGAGCGGCGACTGACCCTGCGAGCCGGCGAAATACTGGTGACCACCGGCGCGGATCCCTCGCCCCATCCGCGCCCTTTCGTGGTCCAGACTCCGCAGGGCCGGTTGCGAGCCTTGGGCACACGCTTCGCCGTGCGCCGGCTCAAGGATGAAACCGTGCTGTCCGTCTTCGAAGGCGCGGTGGAAATCAGCCCGGTCCATGCCGACAAGACCGTTGTTCCCGCCGGTCAGCAGCGTCTGTTCAGCACCTCGCGGATACGACCTTCGGAACCGGTTCCCGACGACGCCGCCCTATGGGAGAAAGGCATGTTGCTGGCCAGGGACATGCCCTTGCGAACCTGGGTGGAAGAGCTCGGCCGCTATCGCAACGGTATTCTGCGTTGCGATCCGGAGATCGCGGATATGCGGGTGTCAGGCGCGTTCCCGCTCCATGACAGCGATGCCAGCCTCGAGCTGTTGAGCAAGACCCTGCCGGTGGAGATCAGCCGGGTCTCCCCCTGGTGGCTCACGTTGCGCAAACGACAACCGTGA